One part of the Candida albicans SC5314 chromosome R, complete sequence genome encodes these proteins:
- a CDS encoding glycolipid translocation protein (S. cerevisiae ortholog Rft1p has role in glycolipid translocation, protein N-linked glycosylation and localizes to endoplasmic reticulum membrane; regulated by Sef1p-, Sfu1p-, and Hap43p) yields MSVSSSKQPGNDANDANSSVKGVSHLIIVQIIAKLLTFVLNQLIIRYLSPSIIGVTTYLEFICSTILFFSRESIRLSVQRVRNNSDNKDYVAQKVVNFGILAIAFAFPIFMVIGYWQLNYSSVMDKLFVSPFYKPVIVLFVASVILELLVEPIYCLYQFQLDFGKRSKFEGSAIFVKCIVSVLSILLARQYFVDQKFEGVAICAFALAQFSYSLTLFACYLMSFRFEFQNNKINYNLVKLKDENAREFYFEQDTLTIVKGFFVQMIFKQFLTEGDKLLISHLCTIEEQGMYAVMANYGSIIARLLFQPLEESTRLMFTKLLNENTRSQGDEKPQKSESHKCMQTFNYLKLISIFYFNLSLIILFAGVTSGPYLLKLLMGGRASNWESTDIFKLFPQYVVYLPFLAFNGILEALFSSMATNSDLKNFSKFMTLITILVLIFSYLLIDVLNLRISGLILANVFNMSSRIGYCYFKISKFYSKENVKVSFVDIVRYSCPSILITSIIWIIQLFIIGKNTTNFVQLILNACFSFVLVIILMVMERKNSKKPFEKVTNKFMKPKLD; encoded by the coding sequence ATGTCGGTATCAAGTAGTAAACAGCCTGGAAATGATGCCAATGATGCGAATCTGTCAGTTAAAGGTGTCAGCCACTTGATAATTGTGCAGATTATAGCCAAGTTGCTCacttttgttttgaatcaattgataatcagGTACTTATCTCCATCAATTATTGGCGTGACTACATATTTGGAATTCATTTGTTCGACAATACTATTTTTCAGTCGAGAATCAATCAGATTGTCCGTGCAAAGAGTTCGCAACAATCTGGATAATAAGGACTATGTTGCTCAAAAGGTGGttaattttggaattttgGCAATAGCATTTGCATTCCCTATTTTCATGGTTATTGGGTATTGGCAACTCAATTACTCACTGGTTATGGACAAGTTATTTGTGTCACCATTTTATAAACCGGTTATTGTCTTGTTTGTGGCCCTGGTTATTTTGGAATTGCTTGTTGAGCCTATATACTGTTTGTACCAATTCCAATTAGATTTTGGTAAGCGGTCAAAGTTCGAAGGGTCGGCAATTTTCGTTAAATGTATAGTTTCGGTTTTGTCGATTTTACTTGCTAGACAATATTTTGTCGATCAGAAGTTTGAAGGTGTGGCGATTTGTGCCTTTGCCTTGGCTCAATTCAGTTATTCATTAACTTTATTTGCATGTTACTTGATGTCATTTAGATTTGAGTTTCAGAATAATAAGATAAATTACAACTTAGTGAAACTAAAAGACGAGAATGCAAGagaattttattttgaacaGGACACTTTAACTATTGTCAAGGGGTTTTTTGTGCAAATGATCTTCAAACAATTTCTAACGGAAGGTGATAAATTACTAATCAGTCATCTCTGCACAATTGAGGAACAAGGTATGTATGCAGTTATGGCCAATTATGGCTCCATAATAGCGagattgttgtttcaaCCGTTGGAGGAGTCAACTCGATTAATGTTCACCAAACTCTTAAATGAGAATACACGTTCCCAGGGGGATGAGAAACCCCAAAAACTGGAATCACATAAGTGCATGCAAacatttaattatttaaagTTAATATCAAtcttttatttcaatttgagtttgattattttgtttgCAGGTGTCACTAGTGGTCCTTATTTGCTAAAACTTTTAATGGGCGGGAGAGCTTCAAACTGGGAAAGTACAGACATATTTAAGCTTTTCCCGCAATATGTTGTGTATCTTCCGTTTCTTGCCTTTAATGGAATTTTGGAAGCTTTATTTTCGAGCATGGCAACTAATTCAGACTTGAAgaacttttcaaaatttatgACATTAATTACCATCTTGGTGTTAATATTTCTGTACTTGCTTATTGatgttttgaatttaagAATATCTGGTTTAATTTTGGCAAACGTATTCAACATGAGTTCAAGAATAGGGTATTGTTACTTtaagatttcaaaattctATTCGAAAGAAAATGTGAAAGTCTCTTTTGTTGATATCGTCAGATACAGCTGTCCATCTATTTTGATTACCTCGATAATATGGATTATTCAGCTTTTCATAATAGGAAAAAATACCACTAATTTTGTACAGTTAATCCTAAATGcttgtttttcatttgtgttggtaataatattgatggTTATGGAAAGGAAAAACTCGAAAAAGCCGTTTGAAAAAGTCACAAATAAGTTTATGAAACCTAAATTAGACTAG
- the HAP31 gene encoding Hap31p (Putative CCAAT-binding transcription factor; regulates CYC1; required for resistance to rapamycin, copper; induced in high iron; repressed in low iron; Sef1, Sfu1, and Hap43 regulated; rat catheter and Spider biofilm induced), which yields MNQQNARDIELREQDRWLPIANVARIMKNTLPPTAKVSKDAKECMQECVSEFISFITSEASDKCLKEKRKTINGEDILYSMYDLGFENYAEVLKIYLAKYREARK from the coding sequence ATGAATCAACAAAACGCAAGAGATATAGAGTTGAGGGAGCAAGACCGTTGGTTACCAATAGCAAATGTTGCTagaataatgaaaaataccTTACCACCAACAGCAAAAGTTTCAAAAGATGCTAAGGAATGTATGCAAGAATGTGTTTCCGAGTTCATATCGTTCATAACAAGTGAAGCAAGTGATAAAtgtttaaaagaaaaaagaaaaaccatCAATGGTGAAGatatattatattcaaTGTACGATTTGGGTTTTGAGAATTACGCCGaagttttaaaaatttatcttgCCAAATACCGAGAAGCCAGGAAGTAG